ggtgggggcctcagtgctctgaatgccccaccaatcaaaaattctgacatgtcactgtgccatgtgaaaagtttttttaaaactttagttacactttaaagattaATGGGCTGTGGCCATGCAACACACTGACGTGCTGGATCATCCATAGTGAGAGATAATCAAAATGATTGCAAAGTAAGGGTTAAAATGAATTCTTCAGTAATACCTATATCGAAATATAGAACATTTTTATAGAACACCCATCACATTTTGCACTCATGATTTTCCAAGCTGGGTTTTCTGCTCTTTAGCATTACCAACAACCATAATTCTCAGGCGAGATGATTTTCAAAAACACAAGATCCCACATATTTTACTTGGAATGGTTTATGGAAGCCAGACTAAAGAACAAACGTAGAATATTTTGAATTATGACGACAGCCCTAGGAAAATTTTGGATAAGATAAGCAATCTGATAAGGAACCATAAACAGAGGTACGGAGAAATAATAAAGGGggtttccactaccggacaactgatgacgtatccaccggataggtcaacagtatatgatcggtgcgggtccgacctgggcaccggacgtccatgccggaaacaGATGGTTCCTGTCACGGAATaacagcagagctgcagttctgcagcacagccgcaatataacgtacggagccaactgcttccggctccgtacactgcatacggTGCAATGACATCCGATGCCCCCAGCCGGCCgggacagctgatcggtgcggggtccgtgtGTCTGAcctgcaccaatcatatactgatgacctatccggtggacaggtcatcagttgtcagggcCTTTACtaactttttaaagaaaaagacttaaaggttatgtaaaccctttagggcttattcacacgacagggataatCGACTGCgtgacagactttttttttttaatggccgcaacacaactgcattaaaatcaatgcatgtctatggggctaatcacatggcctttttttttttttttaacggactgtgtgaacgGCCCATTTTTGCCCATGTTTTCCAGAATCCCTCAATAGACACAAgtatatgagggatccgtgaaaacaggtcccGCACAGGTGCAAATTGGCAGTTTTTCGCGGCACCCattcgtgtgaatacagcctaaaccTCTAACACACAGGATAACCCTGATACCAATCATATCTAAGTTCGTTGATGTGATCGGTATTAGTGTTATCCTGTGTGTTAGAGGCGCACACGAGCCAAGCTGTCGGTCCggactgacggattcggcttacAGCTGcactatgcagcttctatgtatagtgcatACATAGAAACTGCATTGCAGAAAGTAacgaacatttttaataaaagtccatTTGAAGAaaacaaaatacatacatttaattttaaaaaaaaggctacaaaggtttacatagcctataaAACACATATTTGCTCACAGAAAGCAATGCTATGCCTATGTACTGGGTTTCCTTTTAATACAAGCAGCTGTCCCTGGctcttctcttcctcttccacagTTATAAAGTAACATAAATAGTcagtttgaaaaataaaaaagacataaGTCCATGTAGTTGAACCTATAATCttgcagtgttgatccagaggttCATGTAAGGTACAGTCATTTACAGCAGCCATGTCTTACAGCTATGGAGGTCAGAGTCACCTGGGCTTCTTAGACATGCCCAGTCCTTGTATCTGGCAAAAGTCTTACTAGGTAAAGCACCATATTGAACTTTTCTAAAATACTAATGAGGTAATGTAACAGTTGCATGGGGAAGCTTGTTTCAAAAAGAGAACATTTGCGTAATTCTCAAATGACTGAATATATCTTCAATCGAGTCTCTAAAgactattacaccggccaattatcgggcacacgagcattcacagaacgcacgatcccgatcattgccctgtgggcaacgatcggccgatgaacgagcaaacgctgccgCGTCGATTGATCTTATTGTTTCTGCAGTATAAAATATTATCATCGTCGGCaactcatctccctgtgtaaatagcgagacgcgctgccgacatgatgaaaatgtatggggacgagcgatcacagtagtgatcgctcatccccattcatagctccatgtgacaggaccaaacgagcgccgatcaatgagctctcCTAGGACAATGCTATACAAGTCAAACATTtaaagggccttttacgtggGACAATGATCAGGTGAACTAGCAGTCGTACAAACGCTCGATCCCGATTATTGGGAGACATGCtgacgacatgatggaaatgtatcgtTCCTTGTGATAGGaggaaacgagcgccgatcaatgagctgactTGTGATCAGGCGTTCGTTTACACAGCCCTTCGTCTCCAAAAACAATATAGAAAAATCTCTCTGGTTTTCTCTCCTATTGATATTAAACTTTGCAACCAAAACTACGTTAGCAGCAAGTAAATTGTGTAGACAATGCTCGACTTGCATCTCGAAGCCTATTTGTGCCCAAACTAATTGGCTCTTTTGCTTATTCTTTACGGCAGACCTCCACCGGACGAGAGCATATAATGAAGTAAATGTAACCAGAAGAAAAAACTGAGCAGAAGACAGAACTCCAATAATTGTGCAAAGAGGTAGACTGCAACGAAGACGAGCACTCCAATATTGAGCCATATTCGAAATGTGTTACTAAATTGCTTGCCCCAGGGAGGTCTAGGGAAAGTTACTCCCtacagctggccatacacattagataaaagttgTCCGAAGCCAGCAATGCCAGCGGAAGCAggtgacaatctaatgtgtaaggGGGTCTCTCGACATTCCCCCGATTGCAGATAAAGAAGAATCTGGCATGTTGaagttcaacatgcccaatccttagtCCTACCAGTAGAGAAACGCTAAAAGTGGCGTCTAACCTCTACTTATTCACctcttaattgaaataaaaatgacACTTGTCCCATCTGCATGATGTCTGGGTCTTGTAGATAAAACATTAATCTTATGcaatatatgtaaaaatatttcaCATACAGGATTTTGGCCGTTTACAGCTAAAACATTTGTCGCGATGAGCGCCGGCATTTTGGGATTTTACAGGCCTTGGATTCCAGGAATCATGATGTACGGACCCAACTTCGAGATATCTTGTTGGCACCTGtaaatgtcatttaaaaaaatcccCATTTCAGACTAAGAAAACGGCTTCTCTTCGATGAATGCGGCGATGTGCGGTAAGGTGAGCGCTACAGCTGAAACATTTCCCGCATTCCGGGCAGTtaaatggcttctctcctgtgtgaacccGACTATGTATGGTTAGATGTGTCTTACGTCTAAAACTCTTCCCACACTCACTGCAAGAAAATGGCTTTTCGTCCGTATGTATTTTCTGGTGTCTAACACGGTTCGAGTTGTTCGAGAAATACTTTCCACATACATTACAGATATAAGGTCTCCGGACCGTGTGAGCGCTTTCATGTTTCACGCAATCTTCGTTGTTGGCAAAGCGTTTCCCGCACTCCGAACAAGCAAATGGCTTCTCTATAGTGTGGGTTTTAAGGTGACCGCTAAGATACGTACTGTTGCTAAAACACATCCCGCATTCCGGGCAGGAATGTATCTTTCTCCCTCCGTGGACTCTTTGATGAAGAACGAGCATTGAATCGGTGGAAAAACATTCTCCGCATTCAGAACAAATAATAGATGGCGGCTCTTCTTGAGCAGCGTCATTCTTATGAAGATGGACATTGCTGGAGTAATAATTGTGATACTCAGATGTACTGTCTATAGTGTCCGCTGCTTGGTCAGTAGAGGAGTAGCGGGTTTGCTCTGTGTAGGTGTCCGTGTCAGTGACATTGCTTTCTTCACAAGAGGTCGATTCCTCTTTAATATGAATGGATGGATAAAGTTGAATATTATCTGCATAAGTGTCGGTGTCTGTGACATTTCCATTGTCACCGGAGTCGGATTCCTCTTTAATGTATATAGTTGGATATTGTATATAAATGTCAGTGTCTGATAGATTTCCTTCATCACCCAACATAGATTTCGGATTCATATGAGAAGATGGATATTGTACGGGTACATAAACGTCAGTGGCTGTGAGGTTTACATTTCTTGGTGAGGCCAATTTTTCCTTCATTTTGGCTTCTGAtaaaccttaaaaaaataaaataaaataaaaagaacaatACTAAATACCAGTCAAAATTTGTCTATGAAGTGTTACTGGAGATGGGAGTTTCTATAGCTAGGTGGGGAACCAAACTAATTTGGGAAAAATACATGGAGTACATAAAAGAAAATGACcatatttaaagtgtacctaacttttcagaataagctgtcgtaTGTGCGTACTGGAGGAATAGCACTCTTTTTTTTggacattatatgacttgtattctgcattatttagcatttTTCCCTTCAGCAGACTATCTCTAGTTCTCAGTTGTCTCCGAGCTAGTGGCTGGAGCCTAACGacttatgtcttctatacactgcattcagaggagaatcctgctcctcctcccctctccatagacttatatggacaGAGTGTTTGTGTCTCTTGTTCCGACCTGCTCACCCTTCCCTCTCTATAGACATATATggccagcatgtctgtgtctccttctctctctgctcccttctcccctctccatagacttgtaaaggcaggcagtgaagagtcaCACCCTCACCTTCTGCAGTCCAACTTTAACTAGGGACGGATTTTACTTGACAACCGGGGTGGACGTCAGAGACCAAGAATTAGTATatttacacagaatttgcatggataaaacgaaattttaacaataagtaaattataaagttgatCTAGATCAGGTATACTATTGGATTAGAATAAGTTGCTTGAAATtttagtgtccatttaacaaACACACTGATTGTCAACAATATTAAGAGCGTTTGAATGCTAGAATAGTAAATTTTCAAGCAACAGAATTTTTATGGAGATGTGCGTGTCCATGTATTTACATCAACACAAATGATGCTCAACAATTTAGACACTGGTGTAACCCAACCTGACCTAAATTTGGCAACCGTTACAGCTTACAAACAGTGATAATACCTAGTATGTAAGT
The nucleotide sequence above comes from Rhinoderma darwinii isolate aRhiDar2 chromosome 11, aRhiDar2.hap1, whole genome shotgun sequence. Encoded proteins:
- the LOC142663713 gene encoding uncharacterized protein LOC142663713, which gives rise to MEKDRIYMAERIFNITLEIICLLTGEDCTVVNKYGEPVTPTSRSCLTRGWSRTQSSITLLEKGDHEQKILELTNKIIHLLTGEVPIRCQDVTVYFSMEEWEYLEGHKDLYKDVMMEDHLPITSPGKRDLYKDVMMEDHRPLTSPGKRDLYKDVMMEDHRPLTSSGKRDLYKDVMMEDHRPLTSPGLSEAKMKEKLASPRNVNLTATDVYVPVQYPSSHMNPKSMLGDEGNLSDTDIYIQYPTIYIKEESDSGDNGNVTDTDTYADNIQLYPSIHIKEESTSCEESNVTDTDTYTEQTRYSSTDQAADTIDSTSEYHNYYSSNVHLHKNDAAQEEPPSIICSECGECFSTDSMLVLHQRVHGGRKIHSCPECGMCFSNSTYLSGHLKTHTIEKPFACSECGKRFANNEDCVKHESAHTVRRPYICNVCGKYFSNNSNRVRHQKIHTDEKPFSCSECGKSFRRKTHLTIHSRVHTGEKPFNCPECGKCFSCSAHLTAHRRIHRREAVFLV